One genomic segment of Huiozyma naganishii CBS 8797 chromosome 8, complete genome includes these proteins:
- the OKP1 gene encoding Okp1p (similar to Saccharomyces cerevisiae OKP1 (YGR179C); ancestral locus Anc_5.181) encodes MFVPIANFTFSFREKNYAYVIINNRYSNIVPEDLYIVRRSSPPDYTMSSIGNNLTASLSPSGSDLRDINTADLRLNARTLFVKSSSPAVTPRDRPFDDFALPINPSRVTKKRGSKAPRRTTQTQRTDPWDFKSVVRDMFNDEILRDQHIDIKSLHWRRTPDKLRQCILRIVEGNIEHSLEETFAECDSELNEVLNYDRTELDKVHKVKRKLMGKIVEKMSNKLEECRFPAEVNGEDLDIEYVFAKRKYIQEKHQQELQDVERLELEIIKERNKLRETKDLLAKLKTSDTKILKDNLLKGNLHPLLNTALQNTYGLMTDPEKDETDRSRVSPLSKDIAKFNLVIPTRVKTTLPQDPEHSRLAQSKLPALAAYEGLSAKLNDTLATYLEKAESQTISEFLANQDSDRI; translated from the coding sequence ATGTTCGTTCCTATTGCCAATTTCACCTTTTCATtcagggaaaaaaattacgCGTACGTAATAATAAACAATCGATATTCAAATATAGTCCCAGAAGATTTGTACATAGTTAGACGCTCCTCTCCACCAGACTATACAATGAGCTCTATAGGAAATAACCTAACGGCATCACTGTCACCGAGTGGCTCGGACCTCAGAGACATCAATACCGCTGATTTAAGATTAAATGCTAGGACGCTGTTCGTGAAAAGCTCATCACCGGCAGTAACACCAAGGGACCGGCCCTTCGATGATTTCGCCCTGCCCATCAATCCGTCACGGGTTACAAAGAAGAGGGGGTCAAAGGCCCCAAGGAGGACGACACAGACCCAACGTACGGACCCCTGGGATTTCAAGAGTGTCGTAAGAGATATGTTCAATGACGAAATACTCCGCGACCAACACATCGACATTAAATCTCTGCACTGGAGGCGAACACCGGATAAATTGCGTCAGTGTATACTCCGGATCGTGGAAGGTAATATAGAACACTCGCTTGAGGAAACGTTTGCTGAGTGTGATTCGGAATTGAACGAAGTGCTGAACTACGACAGAACGGAGCTCGATAAAGTGCACAAGGTGAAAAGGAAACTGATGGGGAAGATTGTAGAGAAGATGTCGAACAAGCTGGAAGAATGCCGGTTCCCAGCGGAGGTGAATGGCGAGGACCTAGACATTGAGTACGTGTTCGCTAAGAGGAAGTATATACAGGAGAAGCACCAGCAGGAATTGCAAGATGTGGAGAGACTCGAGCTGGAGATCATCAAGGAGAGGAACAAACTTAGAGAGACGAAGGACTTGCTGGCCAAACTGAAGACGAGCGATacaaagattttgaaggataatCTCTTGAAGGGTAATTTGCACCCTCTGCTGAACACTGCATTACAAAACACTTACGGCTTGATGACAGACCCAGAAAAGGACGAGACAGACAGAAGCAGAGTCTCGCCACTTTCCAAAGACATTGCCAAATTCAACCTGGTGATACCTACGCGGGTCAAAACAACTTTACCGCAGGATCCGGAACATTCGCGGCTCGCGCAGAGTAAATTGCCCGCCCTAGCAGCGTACGAGGGCCTCTCAGCCAAATTGAACGATACACTCGCGACGTATCTTGAAAAAGCAGAATCGCAAACCATCTCAGAGTTTCTCGCAAACCAAGATTCAGACCGCATCTAA
- the PBP1 gene encoding Pbp1p (similar to Saccharomyces cerevisiae PBP1 (YGR178C); ancestral locus Anc_5.182), translating into MKGTYKRRENGAASSNKKLSGSFGKGPNGFGNGNNSGSAASLFYESAETNKQFTDRFDYLLVNSIGSDVFVTVVSGIQYEGLLLACNLKSTAGLDIVLKYPRRVKGSSLPINEHAEMDDTDLGETFLIHGADIAELELKNIDLSLDDKWEHEKSEQNKKNVEEEQKSKERDAKKEFKTDVDISGGKSVRERELKAWVPDELPATSRTLNSQTLEESSSTWDQFSVNEKKFGIKSSYDEHFYTTKINKDDPHFEQKLKEAQKLAEEIEGQGSSGNIHLAEDRGIAIDDSGMDEEDLYSGVDRRGGELLASLKNNARPTEATKGNRYLPPTLRTQPHHTDPAIISSSGGKTADSKTVDESEIPAQIAKQPPAKKESETKVRVSEEHKETPTEVPHHGKEAHLHDFGKKSSREPSVSRFYKDYHQRESPKPRIPLPLTKEAQIEELKKFSQKFKVPYEVPNDMRSVVKKNEEEAADAAAKSPSPKDQKKELSRKSSQQSQTHSPPVARGTTHLRRRPHGSFFSSQRLQSAGNKGALFQENFNFFKQAKKAHDLEKEMEPFFVEKPYFTAPTWNGTVEESYKTFFPDERTAIQEAQVKFQERQYNNMSAMGGSMNQPQYMMSSGGAGGPQMGMPPGGMMTFPGAGAGVDPNNVAGGPPGAHSPNPMMDGFPGGGMYLPFQPQPMFYPSMTPMMPMMGEDATNSPSPQAMSPHMPPAYMNMPFGYPGASGMPPFQGMMGAAGNGGGMPGGSSGSGHKHYYGHNSHSNGNAHHGGNHPVHTTHHVNNHNSHHHKPRNHNK; encoded by the coding sequence ATGAAGGGAACCTataaaagaagagaaaacGGTGCTGCTAGCAgcaacaagaagttgagTGGGTCTTTTGGGAAGGGGCCAAACGGCTTTGGAAACGGGAACAACAGTGGTTCTGCCGCATCTCTATTTTACGAGAGCGCCGAAACTAACAAGCAATTTACTGATAGATTTGATTACTTATTAGTTAACAGCATTGGGAGTGATGTTTTCGTTACCGTGGTGTCTGGTATCCAGTACGAGGGGTTGCTTTTGGCTTGCAATTTGAAGTCCACGGCTGGGCTGGACATTGTCCTCAAGTACCCTAGAAGAGTCAAGGGATCTTCATTACCGATCAATGAGCATGCAGAGATGGACGATACGGATTTGGGGGAGACGTTCTTGATTCATGGTGCGGATATTGCTGAGCTggagttgaaaaatattgacCTGTCCCTGGACGATAAATGGGAGCATGAGAAATCAGagcagaacaagaagaatgTAGAAGAGGAACAGAAGAGTAAGGAGAGGGATGCCAAAAAAGAGTTCAAGACGGACGTTGATATTTCTGGTGGGAAGTCTGTCAGAGAAAGGGAGTTGAAAGCATGGGTTCCAGATGAACTACCTGCTACAAGcagaactttgaacagCCAAACTTTGGAAGAGTCCTCTTCAACCTGGGATCAGTTCTCTGTCAACGAGAAAAAATTTGGTATCAAGTCCTCCTACGATGAACATTTTTACACAACGAAGATTAACAAGGATGACCCAcattttgaacagaaattgaaggaggCGCAAAAACTCGCTGAGGAAATTGAAGGCCAAGGTTCATCCGGCAATATCCACCTTGCAGAGGATAGAGGTATTGCCATTGATGATTCTGGCATGGATGAGGAAGATTTGTACTCAGGTGTGGACAGAAGGGGTGGCGAGCTCCTagcttctttgaagaacaatGCCAGACCTACTGAGGCTACGAAGGGTAACAGATACTTGCCACCCACTTTGAGAACACAGCCCCACCACACGGACCCTGCCATTATTTCGTCCTCAGGGGGTAAAACTGCAGACTCAAAAACTGTGGATGAAAGCGAGATTCCTGCACAAATTGCCAAGCAGCCTCCTGCTAAGAAGGAATCCGAGACCAAAGTCCGTGTTAGTGAAGAACACAAGGAGACCCCTACAGAGGTTCCACACCACGGCAAGGAGGCACATTTACACGACTTTGGTAAAAAATCGTCCAGAGAGCCTTCTGTTTCCAGATTTTACAAGGATTACCACCAAAGAGAATCTCCTAAACCCAGAATACCATTACCATTGACAAAGGAGGCTCAGATcgaggagttgaaaaaattttcgcAGAAATTCAAAGTTCCCTATGAGGTGCCAAACGATATGAGAAGCGTTGTGAAGAAAAACGAGGAGGAAGCTGCTGATGCTGCCGCGAAGTCGCCTTCTCCAAAGgaccagaagaaggagcTTTCTCGCAAGTCAAGCCAGCAGTCCCAGACCCATTCCCCACCTGTGGCAAGAGGAACTACGCATTTGAGAAGACGCCCACACGGATCCTTCTTCAGTTCTCAACGGTTACAAAGTGCTGGTAACAAAGGTGCACTATTCCAAGAaaacttcaatttcttcaagcAAGCGAAGAAGGCGCATGATCTGGAAAAGGAGATGGAACCATTTTTTGTGGAGAAACCATACTTCACTGCTCCTACTTGGAACGGGACCGTAGAGGAATCTTACAAGACTTTTTTCCCTGACGAGCGGACTGCTATCCAGGAAGCGCAAGTCAAGTTCCAAGAGCGTCAATACAACAACATGAGCGCGATGGGTGGGTCCATGAACCAACCTCAGTACATGATGTCCAGCGGCGGTGCAGGCGGCCCACAGATGGGCATGCCTCCAGGAGGGATGATGACTTTCCCAGGAGCAGGAGCAGGTGTCGACCCAAACAATGTCGCTGGAGGTCCCCCGGGGGCACATTCTCCAAACCCAATGATGGATGGGTTCCCAGGAGGTGGAATGTATCTTCCATTCCAACCACAACCCATGTTTTACCCGTCGATGACACCCATGATGCCGATGATGGGCGAGGACGCTACGAACAGCCCCTCACCCCAGGCGATGTCCCCACACATGCCTCCAGCGTACATGAACATGCCGTTTGGGTATCCAGGTGCCAGTGGGATGCCGCCATTCCAGGGAATGATGGGCGCGGCGGGCAACGGAGGAGGTATGCCTGGTGGTTCGAGCGGCAGTGGCCACAAACATTACTACGGTCATAATAGCCACAGTAACGGTAACGCCCACCATGGCGGCAACCATCCTGTCCATACTACACACCATGtcaacaaccacaacagcCATCACCACAAGCCAAGAAATCACAACAAGTAG
- the RNR4 gene encoding ribonucleotide-diphosphate reductase subunit RNR4 (similar to Saccharomyces cerevisiae RNR4 (YGR180C) and RNR2 (YJL026W); ancestral locus Anc_5.179) → MSHAKFLSQFSASREATHETEKDEILLIENKRRFVMFPIKYHEIWAAYKKAEASFWTAEEIELSKDVEDIADKKVTAEQLAFLKKFMALLTLGEDIVNRHLIERFSAELQNPEGKSFYGFQIMMENIYDEVYSMVIDAYFNGPENIKCYEEIKNCSHFAQKTDFINRWIKDPESLYGERLVAFAAKEGIFLSGAHAAVFALGEKGLLAGLNKANTNIYRDKGSYTDFSCLLFAHLKKKPEPKVIEKIITEAVDIEKDVLVNGMNVKEAGVDEAQTIQYVEYLADSLLLSFGNEKVYNVSNPFEFMADTTSIGKSRFFEKQVSDFIKAKQPPQAVAASEAFNFNESF, encoded by the coding sequence ATGTCCCACGCCAAGTTTCTATCCCAGTTCAGCGCTTCCCGTGAAGCCACTCATGAAACCGAGAAGGATGAAATCCTTTTGATCGAGAACAAAAGGAGATTCGTCATGTTCCCTATAAAGTACCACGAGATCTGGGCTGCTTACAAGAAGGCGGAGGCCTCTTTCTGGACCGCAGAGGAGATCGAATTGAGTAAAGATGTGGAGGATATCGCTGACAAGAAGGTCACTGCTGAGCAATTGgccttcttgaaaaaattcatGGCTTTGCTGACCCTCGGTGAAGATATCGTCAACCGTCATTTGATTGAGAGATTCTCAGCTGAATTGCAGAACCCTGAGGGGAAGTCCTTCTACGGGTTCCAAATCATGATGGAAAACATCTACGATGAAGTGTATTCCATGGTCATCGACGCGTACTTCAACGGCccagaaaatatcaaatGCTACGAGGAGATAAAGAACTGTTCTCACTTCGCACAAAAGACCGACTTCATTAACAGATGGATTAAGGACCCTGAATCTTTGTACGGTGAAAGACTGGTCGCGTTTGCCGCCAAGGAAGGTATCTTCTTGTCTGGTGCGCACGCGGCAGTCTTTGCTCTAGGTGAAAAGGGTTTGTTGGCTGGGTTGAACAAGGCCAACACTAACATCTACAGAGACAAGGGCTCCTACACCGATTTCTCCTGTTTGTTGTTCGCtcacttgaagaagaagccaGAACCAAAAGTGATCGAAAAGATCATCACCGAGGCCGTCGACATCGAAAAGGATGTCCTGGTCAACGGTATGAACGTCAAGGAGGCTGGTGTCGACGAGGCGCAAACAATTCAGTACGTTGAGTACTTGGCTGACTCTTTGCTTCTTTCCTTCGGTAACGAGAAAGTTTACAACGTTTCCAACCCATTCGAGTTCATGGCAGACACCACCTCCATCGGCAAGAGCAGATTCTTCGAAAAGCAAGTCTCGGACTTCATCAAGGCCAAGCAGCCACCCCAAGCAGTCGCTGCCAGTGAAGctttcaacttcaacgagaGTTTCTAA